One window of the Shewanella khirikhana genome contains the following:
- a CDS encoding alkyl/aryl-sulfatase: MDMRIGMGMLLACVTGLTAAAEAPKPATPSTKAINQAVKDALAFEDKSDFDNARKGFIAAPAKVTITSDNGAPVWDLEQYKTYITQDAAAPDTVNPSLWRNAQLNMLHGLFEVTKGIYQVRGYDLSNITFVKGDSGWIVFDPLISAETAKAAYELISENVGKFPVKAVVYSHSHVDHFGGVRGLVSEADVAAGKVAIIAPEHFTEHAVSENVIAGNAMSRRAIYMYGALLPRNPQGGVNGGLGQTTSTGAAGLLLPTIEIKKTGEELNIDGVKMVFQMTPGTEAPAEMNTLFPDFKALWMAENTTNTMHNILTLRGAQVRDALKWSGFLNETIDSFMPGVEVKFQSHHWPLWGNDKIVEYMEKQRDIYKFTHDQTVRLMNQGYVGSEISEMIKLPPELERNWATRGYYGTLRHNSRAVYQRYMGWYDGNPANLNNLPPEDAAKKYVDYMGGSAAMLKKAKADFDKGEYRWVAEVMKQLVFAEPGNTQAKNLLADSFEQLGYQAESGPWRSVYLQGAFELRNGVPTSGGVNTASPDIIRAMTPEMVFDYFAVRLNSDKAAGKNLTLEIRFKDLKRDFCLNVKNAVLNYAERQCKTSDVSVTLDKVVLDDIQLGKGSIDDMVKAGKVSLTGSEASLKEFTGMLDNFNFWFNIVTP, translated from the coding sequence ATGGATATGCGGATCGGCATGGGCATGCTGCTGGCGTGTGTAACCGGGTTAACTGCGGCGGCCGAGGCACCAAAGCCTGCAACCCCATCGACCAAAGCCATCAATCAGGCGGTTAAGGATGCCCTGGCTTTTGAAGATAAGTCAGATTTTGATAATGCCCGTAAAGGCTTTATCGCCGCACCGGCCAAGGTGACCATTACCAGCGACAATGGTGCTCCAGTGTGGGATTTGGAGCAGTACAAAACCTACATTACCCAGGATGCCGCTGCGCCTGACACTGTTAACCCGTCGCTGTGGCGTAATGCCCAGCTGAACATGCTCCATGGCCTGTTTGAAGTCACCAAGGGCATCTATCAGGTGCGCGGCTACGACTTATCCAACATCACCTTTGTGAAGGGGGATTCCGGCTGGATTGTGTTCGACCCGCTGATCTCCGCCGAAACCGCCAAGGCGGCGTACGAACTGATAAGTGAGAACGTCGGCAAGTTTCCGGTGAAAGCCGTGGTTTACAGCCACAGCCATGTGGATCACTTTGGCGGGGTGCGCGGCCTGGTGAGTGAAGCCGACGTAGCCGCAGGCAAGGTAGCCATTATCGCCCCTGAGCACTTTACCGAGCACGCAGTCAGCGAAAACGTGATTGCCGGTAATGCCATGTCCCGCCGCGCCATTTACATGTATGGCGCCCTGTTGCCCCGAAATCCGCAGGGCGGTGTCAATGGCGGCCTTGGGCAAACCACCTCCACAGGTGCGGCTGGGTTGTTGCTGCCGACCATCGAAATCAAAAAGACCGGCGAAGAGCTGAATATCGATGGCGTGAAAATGGTATTCCAGATGACTCCGGGCACTGAGGCTCCGGCGGAAATGAATACCCTGTTCCCGGATTTCAAGGCGCTGTGGATGGCCGAGAACACCACCAACACCATGCACAATATCCTCACTCTGCGTGGCGCCCAGGTGCGGGATGCGCTCAAATGGTCTGGCTTTTTGAACGAAACCATCGACAGCTTTATGCCCGGCGTGGAAGTGAAGTTCCAAAGCCACCACTGGCCGCTGTGGGGTAACGACAAAATTGTCGAATACATGGAAAAACAGCGTGATATCTACAAATTCACCCACGACCAGACTGTGCGCCTGATGAACCAGGGTTATGTTGGCAGCGAGATTTCCGAAATGATTAAGCTGCCGCCGGAACTTGAGCGCAACTGGGCGACCCGCGGTTATTACGGTACCTTGAGACACAACTCCCGCGCCGTGTATCAGCGTTACATGGGCTGGTACGACGGCAACCCTGCCAATCTCAATAATCTGCCGCCGGAAGACGCCGCTAAAAAGTACGTCGACTACATGGGCGGCAGTGCGGCCATGCTGAAAAAGGCCAAAGCCGACTTCGACAAGGGCGAGTACCGCTGGGTGGCCGAGGTGATGAAGCAACTGGTGTTTGCCGAGCCCGGTAATACCCAGGCCAAAAATCTGCTGGCCGACAGTTTTGAGCAGCTGGGTTATCAGGCAGAGTCTGGCCCCTGGCGCTCAGTCTATTTGCAGGGGGCGTTTGAGCTCAGAAACGGGGTGCCAACCTCGGGCGGAGTAAATACCGCCAGCCCTGACATTATCCGCGCCATGACCCCAGAGATGGTGTTTGACTACTTTGCGGTGCGCCTCAACAGCGATAAAGCCGCCGGTAAGAACCTGACGCTCGAGATCCGCTTTAAGGATCTTAAACGTGATTTCTGCCTGAATGTGAAAAATGCCGTACTCAACTATGCCGAGCGTCAGTGTAAAACCAGCGATGTGTCGGTGACGCTCGATAAGGTGGTGCTGGATGATATTCAGCTCGGCAAGGGCAGCATTGATGACATGGTGAAGGCTGGCAAGGTGAGCCTGACCGGCAGTGAAGCGAGCCTCAAGGAGTTTACCGGCATGCTGGATAACTTCAATTTCTGGTTCAACATAGTGACGCCATAA
- a CDS encoding TerC family protein — METWWLWAAFAAIVLTLLWVDIKFVGGKSHKVSMKEALTWSLVWFVVAMAFNAGVWAWFDYSVGREIANDKALEFLTAYVIEKALAVDNVFVWLMIFSYFAIPPELQRRVLLYGVLGAIVMRAGMVFGGIWLINQFHWLLYVFGAFLVFTGAKMLLTADKETDLSTNRGLIWLRSKMKLTEHLEGERFFVLREGVKYATPLFLVLILVEISDLIFAVDSIPAIFAVTTDPFIVLTSNIFAIMGLRAMYFLLQGAAEKFSLLKYGLAIILVFIGFKLMLIDVFHLPIGIALGVVATILVGSMLLSLWVNRNKPTRFE; from the coding sequence ATGGAAACCTGGTGGTTATGGGCCGCGTTTGCGGCCATAGTGCTGACCCTCTTGTGGGTCGATATCAAATTTGTGGGCGGCAAGAGTCATAAAGTCTCGATGAAAGAGGCGCTGACCTGGTCGTTGGTGTGGTTTGTGGTGGCCATGGCGTTCAACGCCGGTGTTTGGGCCTGGTTCGATTACTCGGTTGGCCGTGAAATTGCCAACGACAAGGCGCTGGAATTCCTGACAGCCTATGTGATTGAAAAAGCATTGGCGGTGGATAACGTCTTCGTTTGGTTGATGATTTTCTCTTACTTTGCCATTCCACCCGAGCTGCAACGACGGGTGTTGTTGTACGGGGTGCTTGGCGCCATTGTGATGCGTGCCGGCATGGTGTTTGGCGGTATCTGGCTGATTAATCAGTTCCACTGGCTTTTGTATGTATTCGGTGCCTTCCTGGTATTCACCGGCGCCAAGATGCTGCTGACCGCCGATAAGGAAACCGACCTTTCCACCAATCGTGGATTGATTTGGCTTCGCAGCAAAATGAAGCTCACTGAGCATCTCGAAGGTGAGCGCTTCTTTGTGCTGCGTGAAGGGGTTAAGTACGCCACACCGCTGTTTTTAGTACTGATTTTGGTGGAGATAAGCGATCTTATCTTCGCGGTGGACAGTATCCCGGCCATCTTCGCGGTGACGACCGATCCCTTTATCGTGCTCACCTCCAATATCTTCGCCATCATGGGCCTGCGAGCCATGTACTTCCTGCTGCAGGGCGCGGCCGAAAAGTTCAGCCTGCTCAAATATGGTCTGGCTATCATTCTGGTATTTATCGGCTTCAAGCTGATGCTGATTGATGTGTTCCACCTACCTATCGGCATCGCCCTTGGGGTGGTGGCAACCATATTGGTGGGCTCCATGCTGCTGAGCCTGTGGGTGAACCGCAATAAGCCCACCAGGTTTGAATAA
- a CDS encoding dTDP-4-dehydrorhamnose reductase family protein, giving the protein MANIMVTGATGLLGRAVVRALSASHTVTGTGFSRAAEGIARLDLTDADAVAAAVAEIAPQVIVHCAAERRPDVSAQNPDAAKALNLSATEALCQAAKACGAWLIYISTDYVFDGTEAPYAEDAAPNPVNFYGETKLMGEQAVTRLLPESAILRLPILYGEVERLSESAVLVLIEQLLDYQKQGVDDWAVRRPTSTMDIADAIDGMIGKHLAGEAINGIYHFSAAETMTKHGMIVALAEVLGKDSGHLIAQSSPTDTAKRPKDCTLSCKRLEALGLLKTRPFKVAAAEALAASAAALARAGN; this is encoded by the coding sequence ATGGCAAACATCATGGTAACGGGTGCTACAGGGCTGCTTGGCCGCGCTGTGGTCAGGGCATTGTCTGCCAGCCACACAGTCACAGGCACAGGCTTCAGCCGCGCCGCCGAAGGCATTGCCCGTCTGGACTTAACCGATGCCGACGCAGTGGCAGCGGCGGTTGCCGAGATTGCACCTCAGGTGATAGTGCACTGCGCCGCCGAGCGAAGACCCGATGTCTCAGCGCAAAATCCCGATGCGGCCAAGGCGCTGAACCTATCGGCCACTGAGGCGCTGTGTCAGGCGGCCAAGGCGTGTGGCGCCTGGCTGATTTATATCTCCACCGACTATGTGTTCGATGGCACTGAGGCGCCCTATGCGGAAGATGCCGCGCCCAATCCAGTCAATTTTTACGGTGAAACCAAGCTGATGGGTGAGCAGGCAGTCACGCGGCTGCTCCCTGAGTCAGCCATTTTACGGCTGCCCATTTTGTATGGTGAAGTTGAGCGCCTGAGTGAGTCGGCGGTGCTGGTGCTGATTGAGCAGCTTTTGGATTATCAAAAGCAAGGGGTGGATGACTGGGCCGTGCGCAGACCTACCTCCACCATGGATATTGCCGATGCCATCGATGGCATGATTGGCAAGCATCTCGCAGGCGAGGCCATCAACGGCATTTATCATTTCAGTGCCGCCGAAACCATGACCAAGCACGGCATGATAGTGGCACTGGCTGAGGTGTTGGGTAAAGACAGCGGCCATTTGATTGCCCAGTCGAGTCCAACAGATACCGCCAAACGGCCAAAGGATTGTACCTTGAGCTGCAAGCGGCTCGAGGCGCTGGGGCTGTTGAAGACCCGGCCTTTCAAAGTGGCGGCGGCCGAAGCGCTTGCAGCCTCGGCGGCGGCGCTTGCCAGGGCTGGCAACTAA
- a CDS encoding alkaline phosphatase family protein has product MDSSQAPLSLPTLIAGPIVRHCDQNTLTLWLVSSRPLNAPTLTLNGENYQPHIDEIPLGEAAWMYLLRVTDDELLPEGKRISYDLVESDHSLLGELDGLTYPGHDLPNLIPSRNIHSLLHGSCRNPHHHSGDALVAADTLLAQANTERPALLMLSGDQVYIDDIAGPMVYAIKQVIELLKLRQEDFVGAPLTGSDEIDYTPANMYQRYKGLLPHTQYPAKTALWRWYINHPIFTSSIADNHLVSFAEMSALYLLVWSPELWQLIDIPKSPQGLGGKRLTQWQKEWDHLLAFRAGLAQVRRLMAHLPTYMIFDDHDITDDWNLTAKWEEAAYGHAFSKRIIGNALLSYTLFQAIGNAPQKFDAVIADLKALLAQPRLEAQGASSEDTSADESASISQDTLIHKLLRFEDWHFHLDTSPRLVVLDTRTRRWRSESNLAKPSGLMDWEALMDFQQQLIGQEKVIIVSAAPMFGVKLIEAVQRTATLLGGSLLVDAENWMAHPGAAGALLSMFMHRKTPQEFIILSGDVHYSFAYDVRIRFRHASPNIYQITSSGIKNQFPEKLLPWFDKLNGWLYGYFSPLNLFTKRKRMLIRGRRPNGERSKRLVNQSGIGLVHLSDSGAPSRIAVLHADMSETEFLPPREH; this is encoded by the coding sequence ATGGACAGCAGCCAAGCACCACTCTCACTCCCAACTCTGATTGCCGGCCCTATTGTTCGTCACTGTGACCAAAACACCCTGACACTCTGGCTGGTCAGCTCGCGCCCCCTGAACGCCCCCACGCTTACCCTGAATGGCGAAAATTATCAGCCACATATTGATGAAATCCCTCTGGGTGAAGCGGCCTGGATGTATCTGCTCAGAGTCACTGACGACGAACTGCTGCCCGAAGGTAAGCGCATCAGCTACGATCTTGTCGAGAGCGACCACAGCCTGCTTGGTGAACTGGATGGTCTGACCTATCCCGGACACGACCTGCCCAATCTTATCCCGAGCCGAAATATTCATTCGCTGCTCCATGGCAGTTGCCGCAACCCGCACCACCACAGTGGCGATGCCCTGGTGGCCGCCGACACCCTGTTGGCCCAAGCCAATACAGAACGCCCGGCGCTGCTGATGCTAAGCGGCGATCAGGTTTATATCGACGATATAGCCGGTCCCATGGTGTATGCCATCAAGCAGGTGATTGAATTACTGAAACTCCGCCAGGAAGACTTTGTCGGCGCGCCGCTGACTGGCAGTGACGAGATTGATTACACGCCCGCCAACATGTACCAGAGGTACAAAGGGCTGTTGCCCCACACCCAGTACCCGGCCAAAACCGCGCTGTGGCGCTGGTATATCAATCATCCAATTTTCACCTCTTCCATTGCCGACAACCATCTGGTGAGTTTTGCCGAAATGTCGGCGCTGTATTTGCTGGTGTGGTCGCCGGAGCTGTGGCAGCTGATTGATATTCCCAAATCACCCCAGGGACTTGGCGGCAAACGCCTCACCCAGTGGCAAAAGGAGTGGGATCACCTGCTGGCGTTCAGGGCCGGGCTCGCTCAGGTCAGGCGCCTGATGGCCCACCTGCCCACTTACATGATTTTTGACGACCACGACATTACCGACGACTGGAATCTCACCGCCAAATGGGAAGAGGCAGCCTATGGTCATGCCTTTTCCAAACGTATCATCGGCAATGCCCTGCTCAGCTACACCCTGTTTCAGGCCATAGGCAATGCGCCGCAAAAGTTTGATGCTGTTATCGCCGACCTTAAGGCGCTGCTGGCGCAGCCGAGGCTAGAGGCACAGGGCGCGTCCAGCGAGGATACGTCCGCAGACGAGAGTGCATCGATAAGTCAGGATACTTTGATACACAAGTTACTGAGATTTGAGGACTGGCATTTTCATCTGGACACCAGCCCCAGACTGGTGGTGCTGGACACCCGCACCCGCCGCTGGCGCAGCGAGTCCAATCTCGCCAAGCCGTCGGGCTTGATGGACTGGGAAGCCCTGATGGACTTTCAGCAGCAGCTGATTGGCCAGGAGAAGGTGATAATCGTCTCGGCTGCGCCCATGTTTGGCGTCAAACTGATTGAAGCTGTGCAGCGCACCGCGACTCTGCTCGGCGGCTCATTGTTGGTGGATGCCGAAAACTGGATGGCGCATCCCGGTGCCGCCGGCGCCCTGCTGTCGATGTTTATGCACCGTAAAACCCCGCAGGAGTTCATTATTCTCTCGGGGGACGTGCACTATTCCTTTGCTTACGATGTGCGTATTCGTTTCCGTCACGCCAGCCCCAATATTTACCAAATCACCTCCAGCGGCATTAAGAATCAGTTTCCTGAAAAACTGCTGCCCTGGTTCGATAAACTCAATGGCTGGCTCTATGGTTATTTCTCGCCGCTGAACCTGTTCACCAAGCGGAAACGTATGCTCATTCGAGGCCGCAGGCCCAATGGCGAACGCAGTAAACGGCTGGTCAATCAAAGCGGCATTGGTTTGGTGCATCTGTCAGATTCAGGCGCTCCCAGCCGTATCGCGGTGCTGCATGCCGACATGAGCGAGACCGAGTTCCTGCCGCCTCGTGAGCACTGA
- a CDS encoding HlyD family secretion protein — protein MKVSYSPSDKAQAPTQESGVKVNYDKPKRGGYRGRWYLLLALVITPVLLVLWFLLKPWLFVLAPGIVTSEPLEMRSPAAGMVNAVYQKRGDAVSAGQPLLVLKDPALDAQIQGLERQLAQMQQFRDLGAEISSQLSEKIRVADEGVKRQDELLAQFEKFRAKGVVPTADMAAVMQAHTSAKMALEQARAELIMEQQRQQESRQAGVVTQSRQRMELELSRLKALREQLTIRAPYDARVADIQVQVGEQLALERPLLWLSGRANPVVVTYLDPKYLDYAGLGQEASIRLPNGDSFRGRVEEPTELVSKLPKQLSGPFDGEKPVLKVTLTPDDALPLAVEGVPVEVSFDRF, from the coding sequence GTGAAGGTGAGTTACAGTCCGTCGGACAAGGCGCAGGCGCCTACCCAGGAGTCCGGCGTTAAGGTGAATTACGACAAGCCCAAGCGTGGTGGCTATCGTGGCCGTTGGTATTTGCTGCTGGCGTTGGTGATCACCCCAGTGCTGTTGGTGCTGTGGTTTTTGTTGAAGCCATGGCTGTTTGTGCTGGCCCCCGGCATTGTTACCAGCGAGCCGCTGGAGATGCGCTCTCCGGCTGCGGGCATGGTCAACGCGGTATACCAAAAGCGTGGCGATGCCGTGAGTGCAGGTCAGCCACTGCTGGTGCTGAAAGACCCGGCGCTGGACGCGCAGATTCAGGGGCTGGAGCGGCAACTGGCGCAGATGCAGCAGTTTCGTGACCTTGGCGCCGAGATAAGCAGTCAGCTCAGCGAAAAAATCCGCGTCGCCGATGAAGGGGTGAAGCGTCAGGACGAATTGCTGGCCCAGTTTGAGAAGTTTCGCGCCAAAGGCGTGGTGCCGACCGCCGACATGGCGGCCGTGATGCAGGCGCACACATCGGCCAAAATGGCGCTGGAGCAGGCCAGGGCCGAGCTTATTATGGAGCAGCAGCGTCAGCAGGAATCCCGCCAGGCAGGGGTGGTTACCCAAAGCCGTCAACGGATGGAGCTGGAGCTGTCGCGTCTTAAAGCGTTGCGGGAGCAGCTCACCATTCGTGCGCCTTACGATGCGCGGGTGGCCGATATTCAGGTGCAGGTGGGTGAGCAGTTGGCATTGGAGCGGCCGCTGCTGTGGCTCTCTGGCCGCGCTAATCCTGTGGTGGTGACTTACCTTGACCCCAAATACCTCGACTACGCAGGCCTGGGGCAGGAAGCCAGTATTCGGCTGCCCAACGGCGACAGTTTCCGTGGCCGGGTGGAAGAACCCACCGAGCTGGTAAGTAAGCTGCCCAAGCAGTTGTCTGGCCCGTTCGACGGTGAAAAACCGGTGCTCAAGGTCACGCTGACTCCTGACGATGCCCTGCCACTGGCGGTGGAAGGGGTACCGGTTGAAGTGAGTTTCGACCGTTTTTAA
- a CDS encoding glycosyltransferase family 2 protein yields the protein MSELHTIEYILADVWHQLGTHRSFLVYLVPLILCYELPLMLMVVLGILRFYYQQYMQPPKVSSYLPKVSCVITCYAEGEAVRSTIESFVEQIYDGEMEIIAVVDGAVQNDHSYQVAMKASRELSRPGRNVIVLPKWQRGGRVSTLNAGLSVATGELVLNADADTSFDNDMVSTIVPYFEDPNVPAVGGALRVRNVKDSFWTRMQAIEYLISMQGGKTGLGQWNLLNNVSGAFGAFRRELLIQIGGWDTHTAEDLDLTLRFKQYFARHPEWHIPFATLAIGHTDAPPDLKTLVLQRLRWDGDLLFLYFRKHWPAFTPKLLGTGTFLFTLLYGFLQNVLMPFVIVIYGVGLMLAYPWQFLTSIAMTIYVFYLGFLVFFYLLVLLAISERPSQDWKLAVWLPVYPFYALFMRLVCAFALLNEVVRRSHEESSMAPWWVMKRGRRF from the coding sequence ATGAGTGAGTTGCATACCATTGAGTACATTCTGGCGGATGTCTGGCATCAGCTGGGCACCCACCGCAGCTTTTTGGTGTATCTGGTTCCGCTGATCCTCTGCTATGAACTGCCCTTGATGCTGATGGTGGTGCTGGGCATTTTACGCTTTTATTATCAGCAATATATGCAGCCGCCCAAGGTGTCGTCCTACTTGCCGAAGGTGTCCTGCGTTATCACCTGTTACGCCGAAGGCGAGGCGGTGCGCTCGACCATAGAGTCCTTTGTGGAGCAGATTTATGACGGCGAGATGGAAATCATCGCCGTGGTGGACGGCGCGGTGCAAAACGACCACTCCTATCAGGTGGCGATGAAGGCCAGCCGGGAGCTGTCGCGGCCGGGGCGCAACGTGATAGTGCTGCCCAAGTGGCAACGGGGCGGAAGGGTTTCAACCCTCAATGCCGGGCTGAGTGTTGCCACAGGTGAGCTGGTGCTCAACGCCGATGCCGATACCTCGTTTGATAACGACATGGTGTCGACCATAGTGCCCTATTTTGAAGACCCCAACGTGCCCGCCGTGGGCGGCGCGCTGCGGGTGCGTAACGTCAAAGACAGCTTCTGGACCCGCATGCAGGCCATCGAATACCTGATTTCGATGCAGGGCGGTAAAACCGGTCTTGGTCAGTGGAATCTGCTTAACAATGTCTCGGGTGCGTTCGGGGCGTTCAGGCGCGAACTGCTGATCCAGATTGGCGGCTGGGATACCCATACCGCGGAAGACCTGGATTTGACCCTGCGCTTCAAACAATACTTTGCCCGCCACCCCGAGTGGCATATTCCCTTTGCGACCCTGGCCATTGGCCACACAGACGCGCCGCCGGATCTGAAAACCCTGGTACTGCAGCGATTGCGCTGGGACGGCGACCTGTTGTTTCTGTATTTCCGTAAGCATTGGCCTGCTTTTACCCCTAAACTCTTGGGCACAGGTACATTTTTATTCACATTACTGTACGGCTTCCTGCAAAATGTACTGATGCCCTTTGTGATAGTGATCTACGGGGTGGGGCTGATGCTCGCCTATCCCTGGCAGTTTTTGACCTCGATAGCCATGACGATTTACGTGTTCTATCTGGGCTTTTTGGTGTTTTTCTATTTGTTGGTGTTGCTGGCAATTTCGGAGCGGCCTTCCCAGGATTGGAAGCTGGCCGTGTGGTTGCCCGTGTACCCCTTTTATGCCCTGTTTATGCGGCTTGTATGTGCATTTGCGCTTCTCAACGAAGTGGTGCGCCGCTCCCATGAGGAGAGTTCCATGGCGCCCTGGTGGGTGATGAAGCGCGGGAGAAGATTTTAA
- a CDS encoding pseudouridine synthase encodes MTDNASGARAAQPSYVVLPRDHTASTVFEFLCSHFARIGADVWRARILDGKVHWQDGSPIDLQTPYRATARVYYYREVVAETRIPFQEQILYRNDHMMLVFKPHFLPVTPSGNYVNECLVHRLRIATGIDTVSPAHRLDRETAGVMLMSLNPDTRHCYHELFLSGRIRKDYEAVARLTPELMASLDEGLELPKHWTVKNRMAEAEPSFLMRVVAGEANSHSEISLLKHQGDRGLFELSPITGKTHQLRVHMQSLGMPLENDRFYPQLMPKSADNFDRPLKLVAKRLRFTDPLSGEAIDMGCNGFAGEFA; translated from the coding sequence GTGACTGATAACGCCAGTGGCGCCCGTGCCGCTCAGCCTTCCTATGTGGTGCTGCCAAGGGACCACACAGCTTCCACTGTATTCGAGTTTCTGTGCAGCCATTTTGCCCGTATTGGCGCAGACGTTTGGCGTGCCCGTATTCTGGACGGCAAGGTGCATTGGCAGGATGGCAGTCCGATTGATTTGCAAACCCCTTACCGTGCTACGGCTCGGGTGTATTACTACCGTGAAGTGGTGGCCGAAACCCGCATTCCGTTTCAGGAACAGATCCTTTATCGCAACGACCACATGATGCTGGTGTTCAAGCCGCATTTTCTGCCGGTCACGCCTTCTGGCAATTATGTCAACGAATGTTTGGTGCACCGGCTGCGGATTGCCACCGGCATAGATACCGTCTCCCCTGCCCACAGGCTCGACCGCGAGACCGCCGGGGTGATGCTGATGAGCCTGAATCCCGATACCCGCCACTGTTATCACGAGCTGTTTTTAAGCGGCCGTATTCGCAAAGACTATGAGGCCGTTGCCAGACTGACCCCCGAGCTGATGGCGAGCCTGGACGAAGGGCTCGAATTACCCAAACACTGGACCGTGAAAAACCGTATGGCCGAGGCTGAGCCGTCGTTTTTGATGCGGGTGGTGGCGGGTGAGGCCAATAGCCATTCTGAGATTTCACTGCTCAAACATCAGGGCGATCGCGGTTTGTTCGAACTCAGCCCCATCACCGGCAAAACCCATCAACTGCGGGTACATATGCAGAGCCTGGGAATGCCGCTGGAAAACGATCGCTTCTATCCACAGCTGATGCCCAAATCGGCAGACAATTTTGACCGCCCACTCAAGCTGGTGGCCAAGCGGCTGCGCTTTACCGATCCGCTCAGCGGCGAAGCTATCGATATGGGTTGCAACGGTTTTGCCGGTGAATTTGCCTGA
- a CDS encoding LON peptidase substrate-binding domain-containing protein: MQSQEMALLIHDALLLPDGRLELRIVEPRYLRMVAEVYKGYYPLAFAMHKANGHPPCYPEATQCEIIDFNQLEDDSLSIIVEGRQRIEILSAHQEKDLLWKVQGRPCHNWEKEPIDGEFEIISAALEQFYQVNPDLFGLYSDVHLEDAAWVSQRWLEVLPMYSQDKFKLANQPDCHKAMDFVLKLIKSHAG, from the coding sequence ATGCAATCACAGGAAATGGCGTTACTGATCCACGACGCCCTACTGTTGCCAGATGGACGGCTTGAGTTGAGGATTGTTGAGCCGCGCTATTTGCGTATGGTTGCCGAGGTATACAAGGGTTATTACCCGCTGGCCTTCGCAATGCACAAGGCCAATGGTCATCCACCTTGCTACCCTGAAGCGACACAATGCGAGATCATAGACTTTAACCAGTTAGAGGACGATTCCCTCAGTATCATTGTTGAGGGGCGTCAGCGGATTGAAATCCTCTCTGCCCATCAGGAGAAAGACCTGTTGTGGAAGGTGCAGGGTCGGCCGTGTCATAACTGGGAAAAAGAGCCTATCGACGGCGAGTTCGAAATCATCAGCGCCGCTCTGGAGCAATTTTATCAGGTGAATCCCGACCTCTTTGGTCTTTACAGCGATGTACACCTGGAAGATGCTGCCTGGGTCAGCCAACGTTGGCTGGAGGTGTTGCCCATGTACAGTCAGGACAAGTTCAAACTTGCCAATCAGCCTGACTGTCACAAGGCGATGGATTTTGTGCTCAAACTCATCAAATCCCACGCGGGTTAA
- a CDS encoding alpha/beta hydrolase: MKALRLLAGKTAMKTIREQGLKPELFSRLLAASGGPKWIGIAGLDKYLFSEFFKERQTPLYTLGASSGAWRLACLAQQDRLQAYARLEAFYIGQRYDVKPSRDEVSRQVSGIVQAILGDTGAGELLQNPVIRSHFVVCRGKHLNRVNGKLPLALGLSLTAATNALSRRSLGWHFERLVFSQKDNESHFRLLEDLPTRQCLLSEQNLNAVLQATGSIPLLLAPVKAIAGAGQGHFYDGGITDYHFDFELEQHQGLTLYPHFFPQVKPGWFDKSLPWRQAAANYHNALLLVPSAEYVASLPYGKIPDRDDFKTLDTESRQRFWHTAVAMSERLADEFNEALHGGELILEPFSE; the protein is encoded by the coding sequence TTGAAGGCACTGAGATTGCTGGCGGGCAAAACCGCCATGAAAACCATTCGTGAACAAGGGCTTAAGCCTGAGCTTTTTTCGCGCCTGCTGGCGGCTTCGGGCGGCCCCAAGTGGATTGGCATTGCCGGGCTGGACAAGTATCTTTTCAGTGAGTTTTTCAAAGAGCGCCAGACGCCGCTGTATACCCTGGGCGCTTCATCGGGGGCCTGGCGGCTCGCCTGCCTCGCCCAGCAAGACAGATTGCAAGCCTACGCCCGCCTGGAAGCCTTTTATATCGGCCAGCGCTACGATGTAAAACCCAGCCGTGACGAAGTCAGTCGGCAGGTCAGTGGCATAGTGCAGGCCATTTTAGGTGACACTGGCGCCGGGGAGCTGCTGCAAAACCCGGTTATTCGCTCACATTTCGTGGTTTGCCGCGGCAAACACTTAAACCGGGTTAATGGAAAATTGCCCCTGGCGCTGGGATTATCACTGACAGCCGCCACCAACGCGCTCAGTCGCCGCAGCCTCGGCTGGCATTTTGAGCGCTTGGTGTTTTCTCAAAAAGACAATGAATCGCACTTTCGTTTACTCGAGGATTTGCCTACCAGGCAGTGTTTGTTGTCGGAACAAAACCTCAATGCTGTGCTGCAGGCTACCGGGTCCATCCCGCTGCTGCTGGCGCCGGTAAAAGCGATTGCCGGGGCGGGGCAAGGACACTTTTATGATGGTGGGATTACCGACTATCACTTTGATTTTGAACTTGAGCAGCATCAGGGACTGACCCTGTATCCGCACTTCTTCCCTCAGGTGAAGCCGGGCTGGTTTGATAAATCCCTGCCATGGCGACAGGCCGCCGCCAACTACCACAATGCACTCTTGCTGGTGCCATCGGCCGAGTATGTGGCCTCGTTGCCCTACGGGAAAATTCCCGACCGTGACGATTTCAAGACCCTGGACACCGAGAGCCGTCAGCGGTTTTGGCATACGGCGGTGGCCATGAGCGAGCGACTGGCGGATGAGTTTAACGAGGCGCTGCACGGTGGAGAGCTAATACTCGAACCTTTCTCAGAATGA